Proteins from a genomic interval of Moorena sp. SIOASIH:
- a CDS encoding capsule biosynthesis protein has translation MIKEFLKRNKSLHRRVKLYKRRQRIIRDQPRWDLVLKGSLNQWQNALKAAQTGSKILVATSVGGEIHSITLESLLAVGLTLRGAQVHILLCDGILPACFWCDVSFYPKQDLFVNHGPKRDLCNDCFPLADRIYKPLGLTIHRYSHFLTQTDYQQAKEIASSLTIAEIEKYTLNGVAVGEHALAGALRFYARASLEGEPNAEPILKRYFQAAILTTWATRRLLQTVKVDCAVFNHGIYVPQGLTGEVARQEGVRVVNWNPAYRKQCFIFSHHQTYHHQLMWEPVSNWETIPWTSQMEQKLMDYLKSRWQGTQDWIWFHESPQFDLTKITDAVGVDFSRPCIGLLTNVMWDAQLHYPVNAFPNMLEWVLTTIRYFAKRPELQLLIRIHPAEIRGTLRSRQPLFEEIRQVFPTLPPNVFVIPPESPVSTYAAILQCNAALIYGTKMGVELTSMGIPVIVAGEAWIRNKGITMDASSVEEYVQYLDQLPLGDGLPEAIIKRARKYAYHFFFRRMIPLEMTTEASNPSEFKLQVSDVNELIPGKSKGLDVICDGILTGTEFIYTN, from the coding sequence ATGATCAAAGAGTTTCTCAAGCGGAACAAATCCCTTCATCGCAGGGTTAAGCTCTATAAGCGTAGACAGCGCATTATTCGAGATCAGCCAAGGTGGGATTTAGTCTTGAAAGGGTCTCTAAACCAATGGCAAAATGCCCTAAAGGCTGCCCAAACTGGCTCTAAGATTCTGGTAGCTACTAGTGTGGGTGGTGAAATCCATTCCATCACTTTAGAAAGTCTACTAGCAGTGGGGTTAACCCTCAGGGGTGCTCAAGTTCACATTTTGCTCTGTGATGGTATTTTACCGGCTTGTTTTTGGTGTGATGTCAGTTTTTACCCCAAACAGGACTTGTTTGTAAACCATGGTCCTAAACGTGACTTGTGTAACGACTGCTTTCCCCTAGCCGATCGGATCTATAAGCCCCTAGGATTGACTATCCATCGCTACAGTCATTTTCTCACACAGACAGATTACCAACAGGCCAAGGAGATAGCTAGTAGTCTAACCATTGCTGAGATTGAAAAGTACACCCTAAATGGGGTAGCTGTGGGGGAACACGCTTTAGCGGGAGCTCTGCGATTTTATGCTCGTGCTTCTCTGGAAGGGGAACCCAATGCTGAGCCGATTCTCAAGCGTTACTTCCAAGCAGCAATCCTGACCACTTGGGCAACCCGTCGGCTGCTGCAAACCGTTAAGGTTGATTGTGCTGTATTTAACCATGGCATTTATGTTCCTCAGGGGTTGACTGGTGAAGTAGCCCGTCAGGAAGGGGTGCGGGTGGTCAACTGGAATCCTGCTTATCGCAAACAGTGCTTTATCTTTAGTCACCATCAAACCTATCATCACCAGCTGATGTGGGAGCCAGTCAGTAATTGGGAAACTATACCGTGGACTTCCCAGATGGAACAGAAGTTGATGGACTATTTGAAAAGTCGGTGGCAAGGAACTCAGGATTGGATTTGGTTCCATGAAAGTCCTCAGTTTGACCTGACCAAAATTACTGATGCGGTAGGAGTAGACTTTTCTCGTCCTTGTATTGGGTTACTGACTAATGTGATGTGGGATGCTCAACTCCATTACCCAGTTAATGCTTTTCCGAATATGCTGGAATGGGTATTGACAACTATTCGCTATTTTGCTAAGCGACCAGAGTTACAATTGTTAATTCGGATTCACCCAGCGGAAATTCGAGGAACTTTGCGATCGCGTCAACCCTTGTTTGAGGAAATTCGTCAGGTTTTCCCCACTCTGCCTCCAAATGTGTTTGTGATTCCCCCAGAAAGTCCCGTTAGCACCTATGCTGCTATCCTCCAATGTAATGCTGCCCTGATCTATGGCACTAAAATGGGCGTAGAATTAACTAGCATGGGTATACCTGTAATCGTTGCAGGAGAAGCCTGGATTCGTAATAAAGGCATCACTATGGATGCGAGTTCTGTAGAGGAGTATGTTCAGTATTTAGATCAGTTACCCCTAGGGGATGGCTTACCTGAAGCAATCATCAAACGAGCAAGGAAGTATGCCTATCACTTTTTCTTCCGCCGCATGATTCCTCTAGAGATGACCACCGAAGCTAGTAATCCATCGGAATTTAAACTTCAGGTATCTGATGTCAATGAATTAATTCCTGGTAAAAGTAAAGGGTTAGATGTTATTTGTGACGGCATCTTGACCGGAACAGAGTTTATATATACTAATTAG
- a CDS encoding transposase family protein, whose product MASHDTIARVFVRLEPQQLQQCFLNWIQAVAQLSCGSVIAMEWKNPAPFR is encoded by the coding sequence ATTGCCTCCCATGACACAATTGCAAGAGTTTTTGTCCGACTTGAGCCACAACAATTGCAGCAGTGTTTTCTCAATTGGATTCAGGCAGTTGCCCAACTAAGCTGCGGTAGTGTAATAGCAATGGAATGGAAAAACCCTGCGCCATTCCGATGA
- the recO gene encoding DNA repair protein RecO, which yields MSQTYKATGINLKSIPLGEADRLVTILTRELGLIRVVAPGARKQKSKLGGRSGLFVVNQLLLAKGRSLDKIIQAETTESYPGLSQELSKLAASQYLAELVLCHALSEQPQEELYELLNEHLRRLEQLPKITANPSGLSLVLAHLSHGVFHLLALAGIAPQVQLCCITQHSLRPDLTDPNWRVGFSVEAGGTISLVSHESNRKHLPNQTIPNKAKSLTQTTGNPDTDVILPPPPRVNHQLNALELTLLQQLAAAELPQLTTLLKDPLGGWKAAESVDSLWVKLERILRDYAQYHFGRSIRSAALVDSLWSVN from the coding sequence ATGAGTCAAACCTACAAAGCCACTGGAATTAATCTGAAAAGTATACCGCTGGGGGAAGCGGACAGGTTGGTGACAATTTTAACTAGGGAGTTGGGTCTGATTCGGGTAGTGGCACCAGGGGCAAGGAAGCAGAAATCGAAGTTAGGTGGTAGGAGTGGTTTGTTTGTGGTCAATCAACTACTGCTGGCAAAAGGGCGATCCCTAGATAAAATTATCCAAGCAGAAACTACAGAATCCTACCCAGGATTGAGTCAGGAGCTCAGTAAACTGGCAGCTAGCCAGTATCTGGCAGAATTAGTTCTCTGTCATGCTTTGAGTGAGCAGCCTCAGGAAGAACTCTACGAACTACTTAATGAACATCTACGGCGTCTGGAGCAGTTACCTAAAATTACTGCTAATCCCTCAGGCTTGTCTTTAGTGTTAGCCCATTTGTCCCATGGTGTCTTTCACCTGCTTGCCCTGGCCGGAATAGCACCTCAAGTGCAACTGTGTTGTATCACACAACACAGTTTAAGGCCAGATTTAACTGACCCGAATTGGCGGGTTGGTTTTAGTGTAGAAGCAGGTGGAACTATTAGTTTAGTCAGTCATGAGTCCAATAGGAAGCATTTACCCAATCAAACTATTCCGAATAAAGCAAAAAGCTTGACTCAAACCACTGGCAACCCTGATACTGATGTCATCCTACCCCCTCCTCCACGAGTAAATCATCAGCTGAATGCTCTGGAGTTAACCCTGCTTCAACAACTGGCAGCTGCTGAATTACCTCAGCTGACTACACTATTAAAAGACCCATTAGGAGGGTGGAAGGCGGCTGAGTCTGTAGATTCACTCTGGGTGAAGCTGGAGCGAATTTTACGAGACTACGCTCAGTATCACTTTGGTCGCTCAATTCGCTCAGCGGCTTTAGTAGATTCGTTGTGGTCTGTTAATTAA
- a CDS encoding glycosyltransferase family 1 protein, with product MIKIAVDATPIRHRLSGIGMYALNLIQALHKLQGQEDFQLSVAYQPSVRKWLSRDWSFLELLTRHLEIKNIEIKTIPLPVTISSLLATVPNPILPYCEQYLGNPDIVHGTDHVVYPCRKSLRVMTIHDLTFIKYPQYVNSIVKSYTARVKQCLRWTNLVITVSQSTKQDIVNYLGVNPDNIQVIPQASRYSTLDLPNTLDLPNTKVESLLKSVNYDFAQPYILFVSTLEPRKNINTLIAAFNYLKQRHQIEHQLVLIGQKGWSYESIFAAIASSPWKHHIHHLGYLSNQLVAWFYSNADVFVYPSYYEGFGLPVLEAMTLGAPVITSNTSSLPEVAGDAAILIDPNQSIELADAMVKVISNSSLREELIRKGKERAMLFSWERTARETLAAYKFLLGKGRGGGVIEGLSILDN from the coding sequence ATGATCAAAATTGCTGTTGATGCTACACCAATCCGCCATAGGTTAAGTGGCATTGGGATGTATGCCTTAAATTTAATTCAGGCACTCCATAAGCTACAAGGTCAGGAAGACTTTCAGTTAAGTGTCGCCTATCAACCAAGTGTAAGAAAATGGTTATCTCGTGATTGGTCATTTCTGGAATTGCTAACTAGGCATTTAGAGATTAAGAATATAGAGATTAAAACTATACCGTTACCGGTTACAATCTCTAGTTTACTAGCCACTGTACCTAATCCCATTTTACCTTATTGTGAGCAATACTTAGGTAATCCTGATATCGTCCATGGTACTGACCATGTGGTTTATCCCTGTCGAAAAAGCTTGCGGGTTATGACGATTCATGACCTAACCTTTATTAAATATCCTCAGTATGTTAACTCAATTGTTAAAAGCTATACTGCTCGGGTAAAACAATGTTTACGGTGGACTAATTTAGTGATTACTGTTTCCCAGTCTACTAAACAAGATATCGTCAATTACTTAGGAGTGAATCCTGACAACATCCAAGTTATTCCTCAAGCTAGCCGTTACTCTACCCTAGATTTACCGAATACACTAGATTTACCGAATACCAAGGTGGAGTCTTTGCTGAAATCGGTTAATTACGACTTCGCCCAACCCTATATTTTATTTGTGAGTACTCTTGAGCCCAGGAAAAATATTAATACTCTGATTGCAGCATTTAATTATTTAAAGCAACGGCATCAAATTGAGCATCAGTTAGTACTGATTGGGCAAAAAGGATGGTCTTATGAATCTATTTTTGCAGCTATTGCTAGCTCCCCTTGGAAACACCATATTCATCATCTGGGCTACTTATCGAATCAACTAGTAGCCTGGTTTTACTCAAATGCAGATGTTTTTGTGTATCCTTCCTACTATGAAGGGTTTGGTCTGCCTGTTTTGGAAGCGATGACTTTGGGTGCCCCTGTGATTACCTCTAATACTTCATCCCTGCCTGAAGTAGCGGGAGATGCCGCAATTTTAATTGACCCTAATCAGTCAATTGAATTAGCAGATGCTATGGTCAAGGTGATCAGTAATTCTTCGTTGCGGGAGGAATTGATTAGAAAGGGTAAGGAAAGAGCGATGCTATTCTCTTGGGAGAGAACGGCAAGGGAAACTCTAGCAGCCTATAAATTTTTGCTAGGAAAGGGAAGAGGGGGAGGAGTAATTGAGGGATTGAGCATTCTAGATAATTAG
- a CDS encoding transposase family protein, producing MAIDVDPTASLMEHFGDLDDPRIEHLVEHRLLDILAVTICAVICLAESWVDIENYGLAKQQLLEGVSWVTQRHCLP from the coding sequence ATGGCAATTGATGTAGACCCAACTGCAAGCCTGATGGAACATTTCGGAGACTTAGATGATCCAAGAATTGAACATTTGGTGGAACATCGCTTGCTCGATATTCTAGCTGTAACAATTTGCGCTGTGATTTGTCTGGCCGAGAGTTGGGTAGATATTGAAAATTATGGTTTAGCCAAGCAACAGTTGTTGGAGGGCGTCTCTTGGGTTACCCAACGGCATTGCCTCCCATGA
- a CDS encoding anhydro-N-acetylmuramic acid kinase, with product MKLSSIEYKLLPKTFKAETLISFLFTHGKTEYNWCPEQPIRDHFNKLKSGEIFAWGAFSGEILVGLITAGLGGQFCDHYGEKTSAEIIELVVHSEHWGMGIGTALVNCAKKYIFTQHQDIKEIYAMAHASNVASRRAFIKEGFAVVITFDDPFRNRHTTVLKLKKAIPSTKLTRVLGIQSGNAVDGIDIVVVDFEEPLLSSSRTVSELKYHVVAFETFPWLKEKRQEIFALREGNWQGCNAANYGIAKHFVETALTFLAKHSIAKKTIDLVSSHGQTIHGHPHWEIGELSSIAQGLGITTVGDFRSADVAAGGNGSPCTCTYDYLMLRPPVGSSMWRICINIGGTSSVTFCPPQGSVELPSGLDPGLGVLYIDWAANKCDPNLEYDKDGKLGLIGKINKALLDEMLQHPHFQKNQLPISVGPDDFTRSCFDQWHQQAKELGCTDQDFVATLTELSAMTIALACKKFGPCTDDIIVRGGVRNNPYFMERLRVNLCHALGQDIQTLRSLNDLGFEEKSWETVLYAMMGFLCIKGLYNFVPSCTGASHPVVGGKICPGNNFSSIELQVLDSFKGDSGTGVV from the coding sequence ATGAAATTATCAAGTATTGAATACAAACTTTTGCCAAAGACGTTTAAAGCAGAAACATTAATAAGCTTTCTATTTACCCATGGAAAAACAGAATATAATTGGTGTCCTGAGCAACCGATTCGAGACCATTTTAACAAACTTAAAAGTGGAGAAATATTTGCTTGGGGCGCATTTTCAGGGGAAATTCTGGTTGGCTTAATTACAGCAGGATTAGGAGGACAGTTTTGCGATCACTATGGCGAAAAGACATCAGCTGAAATTATAGAATTAGTCGTTCATTCTGAGCACTGGGGCATGGGTATTGGAACTGCGCTTGTAAACTGTGCCAAAAAATATATTTTTACACAGCATCAAGATATTAAAGAAATCTATGCAATGGCCCATGCAAGTAATGTAGCATCAAGGAGAGCATTTATTAAAGAAGGCTTTGCTGTTGTCATTACGTTTGATGATCCGTTTCGGAATAGACATACAACGGTTTTGAAACTAAAAAAGGCAATACCGTCAACCAAGTTAACCAGAGTATTGGGGATACAGTCTGGGAATGCGGTTGATGGAATCGACATAGTTGTAGTTGATTTTGAAGAACCTCTGTTATCCTCGTCTCGGACGGTTTCAGAGCTAAAATATCATGTTGTTGCCTTTGAAACCTTTCCCTGGTTAAAAGAAAAGCGTCAAGAAATATTTGCTTTACGAGAAGGTAACTGGCAAGGATGCAATGCGGCAAATTACGGGATAGCAAAACATTTTGTTGAAACAGCACTGACATTCCTTGCTAAGCATTCTATTGCTAAAAAAACAATTGATTTGGTATCTTCTCATGGTCAGACTATTCATGGACATCCCCACTGGGAAATTGGTGAATTATCATCTATTGCTCAAGGACTTGGTATCACAACAGTAGGAGATTTTCGTTCAGCAGATGTAGCAGCAGGTGGTAATGGTTCACCATGCACCTGTACTTATGATTACCTCATGTTACGCCCTCCAGTAGGAAGTTCAATGTGGCGTATTTGCATCAACATTGGTGGAACTTCTTCCGTGACATTTTGTCCACCCCAAGGTTCTGTAGAACTTCCTTCTGGACTTGATCCTGGATTAGGCGTTCTCTATATAGACTGGGCTGCAAATAAATGTGATCCTAACCTAGAATATGATAAAGATGGAAAGTTAGGTCTTATTGGGAAGATAAATAAAGCATTATTAGATGAGATGTTGCAACACCCTCATTTTCAAAAAAATCAGCTTCCCATATCAGTAGGTCCTGATGATTTTACACGTTCGTGCTTTGATCAGTGGCATCAGCAAGCAAAAGAACTTGGCTGTACAGATCAAGATTTTGTTGCAACTCTGACAGAACTTAGCGCGATGACAATTGCACTTGCGTGTAAAAAATTTGGACCATGTACTGACGATATCATTGTCAGAGGTGGTGTTCGCAATAACCCTTATTTTATGGAAAGACTACGAGTAAATTTGTGTCATGCTCTTGGACAAGATATTCAGACTTTACGTTCTCTCAATGATCTAGGATTTGAAGAAAAATCTTGGGAAACTGTCTTGTATGCAATGATGGGATTCCTCTGTATAAAAGGACTCTACAACTTTGTGCCATCATGTACTGGTGCATCCCATCCGGTTGTAGGTGGAAAAATTTGTCCTGGGAATAATTTTTCGTCAATTGAGCTTCAGGTGCTGGATTCATTCAAGGGGGATTCCGGCACTGGTGTAGTCTGA
- the deoC gene encoding deoxyribose-phosphate aldolase, translated as MDIDYPDIDIAPLIDHALLIPMATPEQVEKWCQEADQYKFATVCVPPVYVKQAAELLHSRVPKVCTVIGFPIGATTPTAKLYEAQEAVENGATELDVMIHLGGLKAGKTEELYQEIAQICEETGKTVKVILETTLLSDTEKRLAAEICMDAGAQFIKTSTGWNGGATVDDVRFLKKVTKGQVGIKASGGIRTIQQAFDLVVAGATRLGTSRGPDLLRQRDNLEIKN; from the coding sequence ATGGATATAGACTATCCAGACATTGATATTGCTCCCCTAATCGACCATGCCCTGCTTATTCCCATGGCTACACCAGAGCAGGTGGAAAAATGGTGTCAAGAGGCAGACCAATATAAGTTTGCTACAGTGTGTGTCCCGCCAGTTTACGTCAAACAAGCGGCTGAACTCCTCCACAGTAGAGTACCAAAGGTTTGTACTGTAATTGGTTTTCCTATTGGTGCCACAACCCCCACTGCTAAGCTTTACGAAGCCCAAGAGGCAGTGGAAAATGGAGCGACAGAGCTAGATGTAATGATTCACCTCGGTGGCTTGAAAGCGGGCAAAACAGAGGAACTTTACCAAGAAATTGCCCAAATCTGTGAAGAAACGGGTAAAACCGTCAAAGTCATCTTGGAAACTACTCTGCTGAGTGATACGGAAAAACGTCTTGCTGCGGAAATATGTATGGATGCTGGGGCGCAATTTATCAAAACCAGCACTGGCTGGAATGGTGGTGCCACAGTTGATGATGTCCGATTTTTGAAAAAAGTGACTAAGGGACAAGTTGGAATCAAGGCATCAGGAGGTATCCGAACCATCCAGCAAGCGTTCGATTTAGTCGTTGCTGGAGCAACCAGGCTAGGCACCTCCCGTGGTCCTGACTTGCTGCGACAACGGGATAACCTGGAAATTAAGAATTAA
- the pip gene encoding prolyl aminopeptidase → MRELYPPIEPYNQQTLTVSNLHTIYFEESGNPQGQPVVVLHGGPGGGSQPVYRQYFDPQKWRIVMFDQRGCGKSIPHAELEQNTTWDLVSDIEKLRVKLGIEQWVVFGGSWGSTLSLAYSQTHPERCLGLILRGIFMLRQKEIRWFYQEGTSYIFPDAWEDYIKPIPEAERHDLISAYYRRLTSPDPQTRNSAARAWSIWEASTSKLFQDPTLIQKFGEGEFADAFARIECHYFVNQGFFEPEDQLLKNINRIKSIPGVIVQGRYDVVCPMVSAWELHRAWPEAELIVVPDAGHSMAEPGIRSALLEATDKFLS, encoded by the coding sequence ATGCGAGAACTCTATCCCCCCATCGAACCTTACAACCAGCAAACCCTAACAGTTTCTAACCTACACACGATTTATTTTGAAGAGTCTGGTAACCCACAAGGTCAGCCAGTAGTGGTGTTACACGGAGGACCAGGAGGTGGTAGCCAACCGGTTTATCGGCAATACTTTGACCCACAGAAATGGCGAATTGTGATGTTTGACCAACGGGGTTGTGGTAAAAGTATCCCCCATGCTGAACTTGAGCAGAACACTACCTGGGATTTAGTTAGTGATATCGAAAAACTGCGAGTAAAACTGGGTATTGAGCAGTGGGTAGTTTTTGGCGGTAGTTGGGGTAGTACTCTGTCTTTAGCCTATAGTCAAACCCATCCTGAACGCTGTCTAGGACTGATCTTGCGGGGCATTTTTATGCTCAGGCAAAAGGAAATTCGTTGGTTCTATCAGGAGGGAACAAGCTATATTTTTCCTGATGCTTGGGAAGACTATATCAAGCCGATTCCAGAAGCAGAACGCCATGATCTTATTTCTGCTTACTATCGACGGTTGACCAGTCCGGATCCTCAAACCCGCAATTCAGCAGCTCGGGCTTGGTCAATTTGGGAGGCAAGTACTAGTAAACTCTTTCAAGACCCAACCCTAATCCAAAAGTTTGGTGAGGGTGAATTTGCTGATGCCTTTGCCAGAATTGAGTGTCATTATTTTGTCAATCAAGGCTTTTTTGAACCAGAAGACCAGTTACTGAAGAATATAAATCGGATTAAATCTATCCCTGGGGTGATTGTCCAGGGACGCTATGATGTGGTATGTCCGATGGTATCAGCTTGGGAATTACATCGGGCTTGGCCAGAAGCTGAGTTGATTGTGGTACCTGATGCCGGTCATTCCATGGCAGAACCAGGTATCCGCAGTGCTTTGCTCGAAGCAACGGATAAGTTTTTGAGCTGA
- a CDS encoding DUF4157 domain-containing protein, producing MRKKSDPKTTEKRDGIMANLGRQKVLSRKVPNIGQKKSMFEGGKFPEPSQNVTATSATTDLSDYRQPLSGEMIAKVMRSLSTSNSQSLANYITDQHLQPPKPQENDLDGQGLDPIPTQQVQLKADPLQRSPQPQEQLQQDPATETPSASVGDPVLQRKGEMTGDPQDRSSQEQRPNLTGLPDRLKTGIENLSGYSSDYRQPLSGEMIAKVMRSLSTSNSKSLANYITDKQLQAPKPQENDLDGQGLDPIPTQQVQLKADPLQRSPQPQEQLQQDPATETPSSSVGDPVLQGKGEMTGDPQDTSSEQQRPNLTGLPDRLKTGIENLSGYSMDDVRVHYNSDKPGQLQAHAYAQGTDIHVASGQEKHLPHEAWHVVQQKQGRVQPTYQYKGAVINDQADLEKEADLMGLTAQNYSKQNAPRKNPEQSVSNPDVYQLTGYGAARLGVGFLMGLGALLQYGLSYGLSAYRARKRIESFKRSMSNSGFVDNAQKRENDFVLAALEEGLSKEAAIRLYGKSGADAKDPVTGFDVASDRKPSVGNAIEFVKGDPQTRSAFYVEVDIRNLGGLNSVLGHNGADQVYNKLATICDEHVQELKTGKVQVARFRHGGDEFSFLVVASDRSVGIDNVENSLNNAQSEIQKYVEETSIGELNNNPELYEQKGYKETDKLAIIEHPKHQGDKNYNGTGIAFGVSLIMGKDSIDSVLTAADQKVELSKK from the coding sequence GTGAGAAAAAAATCCGACCCGAAAACCACAGAAAAGAGGGATGGTATTATGGCAAATCTCGGTAGGCAAAAAGTCTTATCAAGGAAAGTACCAAACATCGGTCAGAAAAAGAGCATGTTTGAGGGAGGTAAATTTCCCGAGCCCAGTCAAAATGTAACAGCCACCTCAGCAACAACCGACTTATCCGACTACCGTCAACCACTGTCAGGGGAAATGATTGCCAAAGTAATGCGATCGCTGTCTACCTCAAATTCTCAATCCCTAGCAAACTATATAACAGATCAGCACTTACAACCACCAAAGCCTCAGGAAAATGACCTTGATGGGCAAGGACTTGATCCGATCCCCACTCAGCAAGTACAACTGAAAGCTGATCCACTGCAGCGATCGCCTCAACCACAGGAGCAATTACAGCAAGACCCAGCCACCGAAACCCCATCGGCATCGGTGGGGGATCCCGTGCTCCAAAGGAAAGGGGAAATGACAGGCGATCCCCAAGACAGATCTTCTCAGGAGCAGCGCCCCAACCTAACCGGCTTGCCCGATCGCCTCAAAACAGGCATTGAAAACCTCTCTGGCTACTCGTCCGACTACCGTCAACCACTGTCAGGGGAAATGATTGCCAAAGTAATGCGATCGCTCTCTACCTCAAACTCTAAATCCCTAGCAAACTATATAACAGATAAGCAGTTACAAGCACCAAAGCCTCAGGAAAATGACCTTGATGGGCAAGGACTTGATCCGATCCCCACTCAGCAAGTACAACTGAAAGCTGATCCACTGCAGCGATCGCCTCAACCACAGGAGCAATTACAGCAAGACCCAGCCACCGAAACCCCATCGTCATCCGTGGGGGATCCCGTGCTCCAAGGGAAAGGGGAAATGACAGGGGATCCCCAAGACACATCTTCTGAGCAGCAGCGCCCCAACCTAACTGGCTTGCCCGATCGCCTCAAAACAGGCATTGAAAACCTCTCTGGCTACTCGATGGATGATGTAAGGGTGCATTACAACTCGGATAAACCGGGACAATTGCAAGCCCATGCTTATGCCCAAGGGACGGATATTCATGTGGCTTCGGGGCAGGAGAAGCATTTGCCCCATGAGGCATGGCATGTTGTTCAGCAGAAACAGGGCCGAGTGCAACCGACATACCAGTACAAAGGGGCGGTCATAAATGACCAGGCTGATTTGGAAAAAGAAGCGGATTTAATGGGACTAACTGCTCAGAATTACTCTAAGCAAAATGCTCCAAGAAAGAACCCAGAACAATCTGTATCCAACCCCGACGTATACCAATTAACGGGCTATGGTGCAGCAAGACTGGGAGTAGGTTTTTTGATGGGGCTAGGGGCATTATTACAATATGGGTTAAGTTATGGGTTAAGTGCATATCGAGCTCGAAAACGGATAGAAAGCTTTAAAAGGAGTATGTCAAATTCCGGTTTTGTGGATAATGCTCAAAAAAGGGAAAATGACTTTGTCTTAGCCGCCTTGGAAGAAGGATTATCGAAAGAAGCAGCTATACGATTATATGGAAAGAGCGGGGCAGATGCAAAAGACCCCGTCACGGGATTTGATGTAGCTAGTGATAGAAAACCATCCGTAGGAAATGCGATAGAATTTGTCAAAGGTGACCCTCAGACGAGGAGTGCTTTTTACGTTGAGGTAGACATAAGAAACTTAGGAGGACTGAACAGTGTTTTAGGGCATAATGGTGCCGATCAGGTATACAATAAACTGGCCACGATCTGCGACGAACATGTACAAGAGTTGAAGACAGGAAAAGTCCAGGTGGCTAGATTTAGGCATGGGGGGGATGAGTTTAGTTTTTTGGTAGTAGCGTCAGACCGTTCAGTGGGAATAGATAATGTTGAAAATTCACTTAATAATGCGCAATCAGAAATTCAAAAATATGTTGAAGAAACATCTATAGGCGAACTCAACAATAACCCAGAACTCTACGAACAAAAAGGCTACAAAGAAACTGATAAGCTGGCCATTATTGAGCACCCGAAACATCAGGGAGATAAGAACTATAATGGGACTGGAATTGCCTTCGGAGTCAGCCTGATAATGGGTAAAGATTCAATTGATAGCGTTCTAACAGCGGCCGATCAGAAGGTAGAATTAAGCAAGAAATAA
- a CDS encoding class I SAM-dependent methyltransferase: MSQQKSEDFMNLEEFRNRYSDASETLFKDGIEYSVLGNETQDEYDLLADYYDVFMREEFGWYPEYIIPIIRKFVFPHQLILDAGVGTGLIGQELARYNYKRLWGIDISTQMLEKAKTDGNYECLNWADLYKPLAFEDNFFDAIISIGVLIHVNHPQLLREFLRVTKRGGHIILANRIDRFRAFGFMDEAEKMTNEGLWKSLYHNIKNYCTNMTEYINTPDLHYTEDVYQVLE; the protein is encoded by the coding sequence ATGAGCCAGCAAAAATCAGAAGATTTCATGAATCTCGAAGAATTCCGAAATAGATATTCTGATGCATCAGAAACATTGTTTAAAGATGGTATAGAATATTCTGTTTTAGGTAATGAAACACAAGATGAGTATGATCTGCTAGCGGATTATTATGATGTTTTTATGCGTGAAGAGTTTGGTTGGTATCCTGAATATATTATTCCAATAATAAGGAAGTTTGTGTTTCCACATCAATTGATTTTAGATGCAGGCGTGGGTACTGGTTTAATTGGTCAAGAACTAGCTAGATATAATTATAAAAGACTATGGGGTATCGATATTTCTACACAGATGCTGGAAAAGGCGAAAACTGATGGCAATTATGAATGCCTTAATTGGGCAGATCTATATAAGCCTCTTGCTTTTGAAGATAATTTTTTTGATGCCATTATATCTATAGGCGTCCTCATACATGTCAACCATCCTCAATTGCTGAGAGAATTTCTGAGAGTAACTAAAAGGGGAGGTCATATTATTCTTGCCAATAGAATAGATAGATTTAGAGCCTTTGGTTTTATGGATGAGGCTGAGAAGATGACGAATGAAGGTTTGTGGAAATCCCTCTATCACAATATTAAAAATTATTGTACCAATATGACTGAGTATATCAATACGCCAGACTTACATTATACAGAGGATGTCTATCAAGTTCTAGAGTAA